One genomic segment of Synechocystis sp. LKSZ1 includes these proteins:
- the pgsA gene encoding CDP-diacylglycerol--glycerol-3-phosphate 3-phosphatidyltransferase has protein sequence MLNLPNLVTLSRLLGLPLIFWLWGQPDNNSHWWGLGVFLVAASTDWLDGYLARRLNQITELGKFLDPLVDKLLVLGPLLILVQGQRVPAWVVFIILARELAIAGWRVNPQLTGESGISGANLWGKLKTVAQIIAIAWLLAPLEDPWAQAGPPLLGLAVVLTVLSGLIYVWPTSLQEDS, from the coding sequence ATGCTCAATCTTCCCAACCTCGTTACTCTGTCCCGTCTCCTGGGCCTGCCCTTGATCTTTTGGCTCTGGGGCCAACCCGATAACAATAGCCACTGGTGGGGCCTGGGGGTGTTTCTAGTAGCAGCGAGTACCGATTGGCTAGATGGCTACCTGGCCCGGCGCTTAAACCAAATCACGGAATTGGGTAAATTTTTAGATCCCTTAGTAGATAAGCTTTTAGTACTAGGGCCACTCCTAATCCTCGTTCAGGGCCAACGGGTTCCGGCCTGGGTGGTGTTCATTATTTTGGCCAGGGAATTGGCTATTGCTGGTTGGCGGGTCAATCCCCAACTGACGGGAGAAAGTGGAATTAGCGGGGCCAATCTGTGGGGAAAACTCAAAACCGTGGCCCAAATTATCGCCATTGCCTGGCTCTTGGCCCCCCTAGAAGATCCTTGGGCTCAGGCCGGCCCACCGCTATTGGGCCTGGCAGTGGTTTTGACAGTGCTCTCTGGCCTGATCTACGTTTGGCCGACTAGTCTTCAGGAAGACTCCTAA
- a CDS encoding histidinol dehydrogenase: MGDLLRIITQPAEAVQELHRFSTRYPASLNLAQLSRVSALMDAVYREGDRAFPNPPLKLSGSELDAAYQQISQGLLQAIRRASQALDQFYQGQLTKAKVRFPEAGGVMAQRTYPVQRAAIYLSPTTGALGQLLRQARAAKVANVKELVLVLAHPAAQAAPPEILVAAQEAGIEEMYYLAGPLAIAALAVGTQTIAKVEVITGPGDADVGLAKQLVSPWVKTDQPLTQTDTVWLVDHSITSADLAEALIDQLEQDPTAAQIVLTAELDMALGLQQEIRRYRDSQSLSLAVEKALVHWGLMIVLDEAEWPSLLNVFSPYALHVALTDPWPVVEKVQRVRRLILHSSVPLAWGDYQGASPLLRGQGLASHFDLSVFLQSSLVLEASPLAYQQDLADFQQLWDNDRQR; encoded by the coding sequence ATGGGCGATCTACTACGAATCATCACTCAGCCGGCCGAGGCCGTCCAGGAATTACATCGTTTCAGCACACGCTATCCGGCCAGTTTGAATCTGGCACAATTGAGTCGCGTCTCAGCCCTGATGGACGCAGTTTACCGTGAAGGAGACAGGGCCTTTCCTAACCCGCCGTTAAAGTTGAGTGGTTCCGAACTAGATGCCGCCTATCAACAGATTTCTCAAGGTCTACTCCAGGCCATCCGCAGGGCCAGCCAGGCCCTCGACCAGTTTTATCAGGGCCAATTGACCAAGGCCAAGGTGCGGTTTCCCGAAGCGGGCGGGGTCATGGCCCAACGCACCTATCCTGTCCAACGAGCCGCTATCTATCTTTCGCCGACGACAGGAGCTTTAGGCCAACTTCTGCGCCAGGCCAGAGCGGCCAAAGTGGCCAACGTCAAGGAACTCGTACTGGTGTTGGCCCATCCGGCTGCCCAAGCCGCACCCCCCGAAATCCTAGTTGCAGCCCAGGAAGCCGGCATTGAAGAAATGTATTATCTCGCCGGCCCTCTGGCCATTGCGGCCCTAGCAGTAGGAACACAAACCATTGCCAAGGTGGAGGTGATCACCGGGCCAGGAGATGCTGATGTTGGTCTAGCTAAACAACTGGTCAGCCCTTGGGTAAAAACTGACCAACCCCTTACTCAAACGGATACGGTTTGGCTGGTGGATCACAGCATTACCTCTGCCGACTTGGCCGAAGCGTTGATAGACCAGCTCGAGCAAGACCCCACAGCGGCCCAGATTGTGCTCACCGCAGAACTGGATATGGCCCTAGGCCTCCAACAGGAAATTCGTCGTTATCGAGACAGCCAAAGTCTGAGTCTAGCCGTGGAAAAGGCCCTGGTGCATTGGGGCCTGATGATTGTCCTGGACGAAGCAGAATGGCCAAGCTTACTCAATGTCTTTAGTCCCTATGCGTTACATGTGGCCCTAACGGATCCCTGGCCCGTGGTGGAAAAAGTACAGCGCGTGCGTCGTTTAATCCTCCATTCCTCAGTTCCCCTGGCCTGGGGTGATTACCAAGGCGCTTCTCCCTTGCTCAGAGGCCAGGGCCTGGCCAGTCATTTTGATTTGTCAGTGTTTTTGCAATCCTCCCTAGTGCTAGAAGCCTCCCCATTGGCCTATCAACAGGACCTGGCCGACTTCCAACAACTATGGGATAACGACCGCCAGCGTTAG
- the gloB gene encoding hydroxyacylglutathione hydrolase yields the protein MEILRLPALSDNYIFLLHDPTSQTAAVVDPAEPQPVLEALQQIGATLVAIFNTHHHGDHVGANNTLLKQFSGLTIYGGAEDQGRIPGQSIFLADGDRVTFADREAQVFFVPGHTRAHIAYYFPPSTATEPGELFCGDTIFAGGCGRLFEGTPAQMVQSIGRLRALPDNTRVWCAHEYTLGNLKFALTVEPDNTDLQERYAQVNQARQRDEATVPSWLGTEKRTNPFLRWDSPAIQQAMAQKEPERVFARLRGLKDHF from the coding sequence ATGGAAATCCTGCGCTTACCGGCCCTCTCCGACAACTACATCTTTCTTCTCCACGACCCTACTAGCCAGACCGCCGCTGTGGTTGACCCGGCTGAACCCCAACCTGTCCTAGAAGCCCTCCAGCAAATCGGCGCTACTCTGGTGGCTATTTTTAATACCCATCACCACGGCGACCACGTCGGGGCCAATAATACCCTTTTAAAGCAATTTTCCGGCCTGACTATCTATGGCGGGGCCGAAGACCAGGGCCGAATTCCCGGCCAATCGATCTTTTTAGCCGACGGGGATCGAGTCACCTTTGCCGACCGTGAAGCGCAGGTCTTTTTTGTTCCTGGCCATACCCGGGCCCATATTGCCTACTACTTTCCGCCTAGCACCGCAACGGAACCAGGGGAACTCTTTTGCGGTGATACCATTTTTGCTGGGGGCTGTGGCCGTTTATTTGAAGGAACACCGGCCCAAATGGTGCAATCCATCGGCCGTCTCCGGGCCCTGCCGGACAACACCCGCGTTTGGTGCGCCCATGAGTACACTTTGGGTAACTTGAAGTTTGCCCTGACCGTCGAACCCGATAATACCGATCTCCAGGAACGCTACGCCCAAGTCAACCAGGCCCGGCAACGGGATGAAGCCACTGTTCCTTCTTGGTTAGGTACAGAAAAACGCACTAATCCTTTTTTGCGCTGGGATAGCCCTGCCATCCAGCAAGCCATGGCCCAGAAAGAGCCAGAACGGGTCTTTGCTCGACTCCGGGGCCTAAAGGATCATTTCTAA